In the genome of Mucisphaera calidilacus, one region contains:
- the mtnA gene encoding S-methyl-5-thioribose-1-phosphate isomerase gives MLRPIEWVGDTDGHLRLLDQTRLPATTEYIDCTDVDTVWHAIKRLSVRGAPAIGISAAYGCVIGARNNQLDEAIAHLRTSRPTAVNLFWALDRIAALKTTDPQRILDEAHAIADEDDAMCRSIGRHALALIDSLTAKAPDRPLRLITHCNAGKLATGGIGTATAAAYLAKEQGRDVTVYADETRPLLQGARLTAFELTDAGIDVRLICDGAASEVLRAGAVDAAIVGADRIAANGDTANKVGTCGLASLARHHGIPFLVAAPHSTFDLNTATGNAIPIEERAAEEVTEGFGTRTAPPDVRVFNPAFDITPANLITAIVTDQGVIRPVSEAAVRDHLAVDTEPAR, from the coding sequence ATGCTCAGACCCATCGAATGGGTAGGCGACACCGACGGACACCTCCGCCTCCTCGACCAGACCCGCCTCCCAGCCACCACCGAGTACATCGACTGCACCGACGTCGACACCGTCTGGCACGCCATCAAACGACTCTCCGTCCGCGGCGCACCCGCCATCGGCATCTCCGCCGCCTACGGCTGCGTCATCGGCGCACGCAACAACCAACTCGACGAGGCCATCGCCCACCTGCGCACCTCACGGCCCACCGCCGTCAACCTCTTCTGGGCACTCGACCGCATCGCCGCACTCAAAACCACCGACCCCCAACGGATCCTCGACGAGGCCCACGCCATCGCCGACGAGGACGACGCCATGTGCCGCAGCATCGGCCGGCACGCCCTCGCACTCATCGACAGCCTCACCGCCAAGGCACCCGACCGCCCCCTGCGCCTCATCACCCACTGCAACGCTGGCAAGCTCGCCACAGGCGGCATCGGCACCGCCACCGCCGCCGCCTACCTCGCCAAAGAGCAAGGCCGCGACGTCACCGTGTACGCCGACGAAACACGACCCCTGCTCCAGGGCGCTCGCCTCACCGCCTTCGAACTCACCGACGCCGGCATCGACGTCCGGCTCATCTGCGACGGCGCCGCCAGCGAGGTCCTCCGCGCCGGCGCGGTCGACGCCGCCATCGTCGGGGCCGACCGCATCGCCGCCAATGGCGACACCGCCAACAAGGTCGGCACCTGCGGCCTCGCCTCTCTCGCCCGCCACCACGGCATCCCCTTCCTCGTCGCAGCACCCCACTCCACCTTCGACCTCAACACCGCCACCGGCAACGCCATCCCCATCGAGGAGCGCGCCGCCGAAGAGGTCACCGAAGGCTTCGGCACACGCACCGCACCGCCCGACGTCCGCGTCTTCAACCCCGCCTTCGACATCACCCCCGCCAACCTCATCACCGCCATCGTCACCGACCAGGGCGTCATCCGCCCCGTCAGTGAAGCCGCCGTCCGCGACCACCTCGCCGTCGACACGGAACCCGCACGATGA
- a CDS encoding isochorismatase family protein: MKRIRTTSRILIGSGLTLTALAAALLTSGSPDATAQPHQHGMTSPVRATTSAHPLGKPEADLPKPDVKLQPGRVALVVTDPQNDFLSPEGVTWGVVGESVTENNTVQNIDDLFTAAHANNVPVFVSPHYYYEHDHTWKFEGALETLMHNIGMFDRPNALDLTGFEGSGADWLEQYKPHINHENTTVVSPHKVYGPETNDLVLQLRKQGIDQVILAGMSANLCTEAHMRELIEQGFEVIIAADATAAAKIPHYDGYEAAYVNYRFIANAVWSTDQTVDAIRNLPQSH; the protein is encoded by the coding sequence ATGAAACGCATCAGAACAACATCACGCATCCTGATCGGATCAGGACTCACCCTCACCGCGCTCGCCGCCGCCCTGCTCACCAGCGGCAGCCCCGACGCCACCGCACAGCCGCACCAGCACGGCATGACCAGCCCCGTCCGCGCAACGACGTCAGCACACCCCCTTGGCAAACCCGAAGCCGACCTCCCCAAACCCGACGTCAAGCTGCAGCCCGGACGCGTTGCCCTCGTTGTCACCGATCCCCAGAACGACTTCCTCAGCCCCGAGGGTGTCACCTGGGGCGTCGTCGGCGAAAGCGTCACCGAGAACAACACCGTCCAGAACATCGACGACCTCTTCACCGCCGCTCACGCCAACAACGTCCCCGTCTTCGTCAGCCCCCACTACTACTACGAACACGACCACACCTGGAAGTTCGAAGGCGCCCTCGAAACCCTCATGCACAACATCGGCATGTTTGACCGACCCAACGCCCTCGACCTCACCGGGTTCGAAGGCTCCGGCGCCGACTGGCTCGAACAATACAAGCCGCACATCAACCACGAGAACACCACGGTCGTCAGCCCGCACAAGGTCTACGGCCCCGAAACCAACGACCTCGTCCTCCAGCTCCGCAAGCAGGGCATCGACCAGGTCATCCTCGCCGGCATGTCCGCCAACCTCTGCACCGAAGCCCACATGCGCGAGCTCATCGAACAGGGCTTCGAGGTCATCATCGCCGCCGACGCCACCGCCGCCGCCAAGATCCCCCACTACGACGGCTACGAGGCCGCCTACGTCAACTACCGATTCATCGCCAACGCCGTCTGGTCCACCGACCAGACCGTCGACGCCATCCGCAACCTCCCCCAGTCACACTGA
- a CDS encoding carboxymuconolactone decarboxylase family protein: protein MARITPVQVAQAQGNTKQLLEGVQKGLGMVPNMMKTMAQSSAALGAYLNFSQALATALNPRLREQIALAVAGINNCSYCASAHTALGSKAGVDNTELAANLQGRSEDPKTQAALRFARAIVIKQGWVSDDELADIREAGYADQQIVEIVAVVALNLFTNYFNHVADTEIDFPVVETADAAA, encoded by the coding sequence ATGGCACGCATCACCCCCGTTCAAGTCGCGCAGGCACAAGGCAACACGAAGCAACTCCTCGAAGGCGTCCAGAAAGGCCTCGGCATGGTCCCCAACATGATGAAGACCATGGCCCAGTCATCCGCCGCACTCGGCGCCTACCTCAACTTCAGCCAGGCCCTCGCCACCGCACTCAACCCCAGGCTGCGCGAGCAGATCGCGCTCGCCGTCGCCGGCATCAACAACTGCAGCTACTGCGCCTCCGCCCACACCGCGCTCGGTTCCAAAGCAGGCGTCGACAACACCGAACTCGCCGCCAACCTCCAGGGCCGGTCCGAAGACCCCAAAACCCAGGCCGCACTCCGCTTCGCACGCGCCATCGTCATCAAGCAGGGATGGGTCAGCGACGACGAACTCGCCGACATCCGCGAGGCCGGCTACGCCGATCAGCAGATCGTCGAGATCGTCGCCGTCGTCGCACTCAACCTCTTCACCAACTACTTCAACCACGTCGCCGACACCGAGATCGACTTCCCCGTCGTCGAGACCGCCGACGCAGCAGCCTGA
- a CDS encoding CPBP family intramembrane glutamic endopeptidase encodes MENLLTIASVAGWIISLGWLLRRRIVGPGARLEPRPTPIVAIDGLVALLLTIGGQFIAAAILGALGWTQDPSERLSALSVMILQASGMGLAATYGLILVLRSEPRASAWLPASLATVALLGCVATITLGQGTVAIVANAATLLGYPPPSIAHEALARMVSFDDPVALVLRLISAIILAPLFEEAVFRGIIQRSLVDATRGRVWVAITLTATLFGLIHADQVHAQGLPGLIVLGIIFGWLYARTDRLWIPMLAHTAFNAYNVGLAFLLFGPTPVEAG; translated from the coding sequence GTGGAAAACCTCCTCACGATCGCGTCCGTGGCGGGCTGGATTATCAGCCTCGGATGGCTCCTGCGACGCCGCATCGTCGGCCCCGGCGCTCGCCTCGAACCACGACCCACCCCGATCGTCGCCATCGACGGACTCGTCGCCCTCCTCCTGACGATCGGCGGGCAGTTCATCGCCGCGGCCATCCTCGGCGCACTCGGCTGGACCCAAGACCCTTCCGAACGCCTCAGCGCCCTCTCGGTCATGATCCTCCAGGCGTCCGGCATGGGACTCGCCGCCACCTACGGACTGATCCTTGTTCTTCGCAGCGAGCCCCGCGCATCCGCATGGCTACCCGCATCCCTCGCGACCGTCGCGCTCCTCGGCTGTGTCGCCACCATCACCCTCGGGCAGGGCACCGTCGCTATCGTCGCCAACGCCGCCACACTCCTGGGCTACCCGCCCCCCTCCATCGCCCACGAGGCCCTCGCCCGCATGGTCAGCTTTGACGACCCCGTGGCCCTCGTCCTCCGGCTCATCTCCGCCATCATCCTCGCGCCCCTCTTCGAGGAAGCCGTCTTCCGAGGCATCATCCAGCGGTCACTCGTCGACGCCACCCGCGGCCGCGTCTGGGTCGCCATCACCCTCACCGCCACCCTCTTCGGGCTGATCCACGCCGACCAGGTCCACGCTCAGGGTCTCCCCGGGCTCATCGTCCTGGGCATCATCTTCGGCTGGCTCTACGCACGGACCGACCGCCTCTGGATCCCCATGCTCGCTCACACCGCCTTCAACGCCTACAACGTAGGATTGGCCTTCCTCCTCTTCGGCCCCACACCCGTCGAAGCAGGCTAA
- a CDS encoding carboxypeptidase regulatory-like domain-containing protein has product MRVFLRAVLAGFLVLVWTAVAVTGQDLVLDVTSPWTYGTGGEPETDQYEVETLAESYRITVHQPAHAVTRNFAGLLMIDPERTPVLSMTYRARGLDMRRPELPLLAFWGGQPDNMTTVSYKDIVSDGRRQTVRVDLREILERHDASAEALVYLDLRIHADGDAETPSDFEVFDLRFLADGPFGEGERQEVESRPVRVKAVDEKGRPVAGARVVLDGHLKDYAVTATTDAEGMAVVYPARSELVATRSMVELEREGRASVIFRDLREVGDDRVLTARLLRVQRLSGRVEDESGMPVAGAMGEVWLHVDASTDRRVGWPRFQMSKRVLSDASGHWQSEPLPVLGEEKVLIAWKDGRYLVDQWGGQYSGAATLEQLLDGTAVSVLKRGVAQAGVVRDEAGRPIGGALVATGSDRFASNSPPSTVTDDSGRYRFDNLPEGLTVFTVSSEGHAPELVQVGVEPGAEPLDFTLKPAAVFRIQTVNEEGEPIRAYISPDEWRGFRTIPERLETGEDGVAVYYGPHDEVAFDFFAEDVGDVRGLRLSPNPEGPPHRVVFKAPLTIEVRVTDAETGEPVRTYRAIPGLKFQDHPAQSIHWEHHSVTDVDDERGEAELVFGYPYPFRFVMIESPGYGGVISRAIEEKHGRVSLAFALSPAPDVRYRLADAQGVAEAGMRVYLTTMPYQPYLRNGRVSHSERPYAETDDAGWFSFPPQAQPFALVVAEEAGYLHVLAEDLPEVGEVLRLRPWARVKGRVLVGDSPRDGESVMISVVQPPMVPNVAQDPGPQHQYKVKADEAGYFLADRVPPASIQVGRRVTLSDNAWTSTLNQNFEPEPGETIEVLIGGSGRNLRGTFVWPGDSVPRAPFASVQARLSTWVDPEPMKAVISEMMPEGYEDWTQEERSAFFATEEGTALQERTRELQMEMRSASRHHVFRVESDGSFVIHNVESGTYELEFKAHEPPEGDVCGFGEPTAKFTQRVTVPAFNEGVTYVPEPLELGLMRVDLIQPSLQEGDVAHDFTVPLMDPEAEDPLAGEASFTLSDHRGKVVLIDFWATWCGPCLDETPNLKAVWERHGSDPNFTMIGLSLDDQPKAPAAYAQKQSLGWHQGFLGAWNAATLPEDYGVRGIPSIWLIGPDGRVLVKGLRGDRITQAVTEALSRMPDAVTRAD; this is encoded by the coding sequence ATGCGTGTTTTTCTGAGGGCGGTTCTGGCGGGCTTTTTGGTTCTGGTGTGGACGGCGGTCGCTGTTACGGGTCAGGATCTGGTGCTGGACGTCACCAGCCCGTGGACGTATGGCACGGGTGGCGAGCCGGAGACCGATCAGTACGAGGTGGAGACGCTGGCGGAGAGTTACCGGATTACGGTGCATCAGCCGGCGCACGCCGTGACGCGTAACTTTGCGGGTCTGCTGATGATCGATCCCGAGCGGACACCCGTCTTGTCGATGACCTATCGGGCGCGGGGACTGGATATGCGTCGGCCCGAGTTGCCCTTGCTGGCCTTTTGGGGTGGTCAGCCGGACAACATGACCACGGTGTCGTACAAGGACATTGTCAGTGATGGTCGTAGGCAGACGGTTCGTGTCGATCTACGCGAGATTCTTGAGCGGCATGACGCGTCGGCCGAGGCGTTGGTCTATCTGGATCTGCGTATCCATGCGGATGGTGATGCAGAGACGCCTAGCGACTTTGAGGTTTTTGATCTGCGTTTTCTGGCGGACGGTCCGTTCGGGGAGGGCGAGCGTCAGGAGGTTGAGTCCAGGCCCGTGCGTGTGAAGGCGGTGGATGAAAAAGGGCGGCCTGTCGCGGGGGCGCGGGTGGTGCTGGACGGTCATCTGAAGGATTACGCGGTTACTGCGACCACGGATGCGGAGGGTATGGCGGTTGTTTATCCGGCTCGTTCTGAGTTGGTCGCCACGCGTTCGATGGTGGAGCTTGAGCGGGAGGGGCGTGCGTCGGTCATCTTCAGGGATCTGCGCGAGGTGGGCGACGACCGGGTTTTGACCGCGCGTTTGTTGCGTGTGCAGCGTTTGTCGGGGCGTGTGGAGGACGAGTCCGGGATGCCGGTGGCGGGGGCTATGGGGGAGGTGTGGTTGCATGTTGATGCGAGTACGGATCGGCGGGTGGGGTGGCCGCGATTCCAGATGAGCAAGCGTGTGTTGTCGGACGCATCGGGTCATTGGCAGAGCGAGCCGTTGCCAGTGCTGGGCGAGGAGAAGGTGTTGATCGCGTGGAAGGACGGTCGCTATCTCGTGGATCAGTGGGGTGGTCAGTACAGCGGTGCGGCGACGCTGGAGCAGCTTCTGGATGGGACGGCTGTCTCTGTTCTCAAGCGTGGTGTTGCTCAGGCCGGTGTGGTGCGTGACGAGGCGGGGAGGCCCATTGGTGGTGCGCTGGTGGCGACCGGTTCGGATCGCTTTGCTAGCAACAGCCCGCCTTCGACGGTGACGGATGATTCGGGCCGTTATCGCTTTGACAATCTGCCCGAGGGGTTGACGGTCTTTACAGTCTCGTCGGAGGGTCATGCGCCGGAGCTGGTTCAGGTAGGGGTGGAGCCGGGTGCTGAACCTCTGGATTTCACGCTCAAGCCGGCGGCGGTGTTTCGGATACAGACGGTGAACGAGGAGGGCGAACCGATCAGGGCCTACATCTCCCCGGATGAGTGGCGGGGATTCAGAACGATTCCGGAGCGTCTGGAGACGGGCGAGGACGGGGTGGCGGTCTATTACGGGCCGCATGATGAAGTGGCCTTTGACTTCTTTGCGGAGGATGTTGGAGACGTGCGAGGGCTGCGTCTTTCGCCGAACCCCGAGGGCCCCCCTCACAGGGTGGTGTTCAAGGCGCCGCTGACGATCGAGGTGCGGGTCACGGATGCGGAGACGGGCGAGCCGGTGCGGACGTATCGGGCGATTCCCGGGCTGAAGTTTCAGGATCACCCTGCACAGTCGATTCATTGGGAACACCATTCGGTCACGGACGTTGATGACGAGCGGGGCGAGGCGGAGCTGGTATTCGGCTATCCCTACCCGTTTCGCTTTGTGATGATCGAGTCGCCTGGGTATGGGGGTGTGATCTCCCGGGCGATCGAGGAGAAGCATGGCCGAGTGTCGCTTGCGTTCGCGTTGTCGCCGGCGCCTGACGTCCGGTACAGGTTGGCAGATGCTCAGGGCGTCGCGGAAGCGGGCATGCGTGTTTACCTGACAACGATGCCTTACCAGCCTTATTTGAGGAACGGTCGGGTGAGTCACAGCGAGCGTCCCTACGCTGAGACGGATGACGCGGGTTGGTTTAGTTTCCCGCCGCAGGCTCAGCCGTTTGCCCTGGTCGTCGCTGAGGAAGCGGGGTACCTGCACGTGCTCGCGGAGGACTTGCCGGAGGTGGGGGAGGTGTTGCGGCTGCGTCCGTGGGCGCGAGTGAAGGGTCGTGTTCTCGTAGGTGATTCGCCTCGGGATGGTGAGAGTGTGATGATCAGTGTGGTTCAGCCGCCGATGGTGCCGAACGTTGCGCAGGACCCGGGGCCGCAGCATCAGTACAAGGTGAAAGCCGATGAGGCGGGGTACTTCCTGGCCGATCGTGTTCCGCCGGCGTCGATTCAAGTTGGGCGTCGGGTGACGCTGTCTGACAACGCCTGGACATCGACGCTGAACCAGAATTTCGAACCGGAACCGGGCGAGACGATCGAGGTGCTGATTGGCGGCTCTGGAAGGAATCTGCGGGGCACCTTTGTCTGGCCGGGGGATTCGGTGCCGCGGGCGCCGTTTGCCAGTGTTCAGGCGCGTTTGTCGACGTGGGTTGACCCGGAGCCTATGAAGGCGGTGATTTCTGAGATGATGCCTGAGGGTTATGAAGACTGGACACAGGAGGAGCGGTCGGCGTTCTTCGCCACGGAGGAGGGGACTGCACTGCAGGAGCGGACTCGTGAGCTCCAGATGGAGATGCGCTCGGCGTCGAGGCATCACGTGTTCAGGGTGGAGTCTGACGGGAGCTTTGTGATTCATAACGTCGAGTCGGGTACGTACGAGCTTGAATTCAAGGCTCATGAGCCGCCGGAGGGCGATGTGTGTGGTTTCGGCGAGCCGACGGCGAAGTTCACGCAGCGTGTGACGGTCCCGGCGTTTAATGAGGGTGTGACGTATGTGCCGGAGCCGCTGGAGCTGGGTCTCATGCGTGTTGATCTGATTCAGCCCTCACTGCAGGAGGGTGATGTCGCGCACGATTTCACGGTGCCGCTGATGGATCCGGAGGCGGAGGACCCGCTGGCGGGTGAGGCGTCGTTTACGCTCTCGGATCATCGCGGGAAGGTCGTGCTGATTGATTTCTGGGCGACGTGGTGCGGCCCGTGTCTGGATGAGACGCCGAATCTCAAGGCGGTCTGGGAGCGACACGGGAGCGACCCGAACTTTACGATGATCGGGCTGTCGCTTGATGATCAGCCGAAGGCACCGGCGGCGTATGCTCAGAAGCAGTCGCTGGGGTGGCATCAGGGATTCCTGGGTGCGTGGAATGCTGCGACCCTGCCGGAGGATTATGGCGTGCGCGGCATTCCTTCCATCTGGTTGATTGGCCCGGACGGCAGGGTGCTTGTGAAGGGTCTTCGCGGCGACCGGATCACGCAGGCGGTGACCGAGGCCTTGTCGCGGATGCCCGATGCGGTCACGCGTGCGGATTGA
- a CDS encoding alkaline phosphatase, with protein MSQFSTKVCVAALLLAGAAQVEASQAKNVILMVSDGIGFNGWEAARYYQGDLPYDDGSFNFYGCTTFMNNVYDNDEGRILLSNGEANGTDAANKNWTAVPQGYDQDKMWSDFNYHRGSSSGDYNYFTDSAAAATALYTGTKTYNSAVSYSVEGEELKTFYEYAAEAGKATGSVSSVQFNHATPAAVDAHSFYRYNKDDIAFDMVNSDLDVIMGGDAYVDAYQRGDGSWSIDYKDHGNGIGTPGFKADAVDRGYTVVDTDAAWAALEAGTLVADKVAGIFTGDTLNGRDVPTLEQMTKGALNVLEQDEDGFAMMVEGGAIDWQNHANNVELMMREQVDFDNAVQAVMDWVEANSSWDETLLIVTSDHECGGIWGPNTVIDDKDTGNHLDDEVNAEWQNVVDNGVGVMPGVQYVSGGHTNALVPLWAKGAGADLFDGMIDGNDPTADAFWTEGQGWDWNGDYVDNTDVFSVMMQSSGVPEPASLSLLGLASLAVLRRRSA; from the coding sequence ATGTCTCAGTTTTCTACGAAGGTCTGTGTTGCGGCGCTGTTGTTGGCGGGTGCTGCGCAGGTCGAAGCGTCGCAGGCCAAGAACGTGATCCTGATGGTCAGCGACGGCATCGGGTTCAACGGCTGGGAAGCCGCTCGCTACTACCAGGGCGATCTCCCTTACGACGATGGTTCGTTCAACTTCTATGGTTGCACGACGTTCATGAACAACGTCTACGACAACGACGAGGGCCGCATCCTGCTCTCGAACGGTGAGGCCAACGGCACGGACGCGGCGAACAAGAACTGGACCGCCGTGCCCCAGGGCTACGACCAGGACAAGATGTGGAGTGATTTCAACTACCACCGCGGTTCGAGCAGCGGCGACTACAACTACTTCACCGACTCGGCGGCGGCTGCGACCGCCCTCTACACCGGCACCAAGACCTACAACAGTGCGGTCAGCTACAGCGTCGAGGGCGAAGAGCTCAAGACCTTCTACGAGTATGCGGCGGAAGCCGGCAAGGCGACCGGTTCGGTCTCCAGCGTGCAGTTCAACCACGCCACGCCTGCTGCTGTCGATGCCCACTCGTTCTACCGCTACAACAAGGATGACATCGCCTTTGACATGGTCAACAGCGATCTTGATGTGATCATGGGTGGCGACGCTTACGTTGATGCTTATCAGCGTGGCGACGGCTCGTGGTCGATCGATTACAAGGATCATGGCAACGGCATCGGCACGCCTGGCTTCAAGGCTGATGCTGTCGATCGTGGCTACACCGTCGTTGACACCGATGCTGCCTGGGCCGCGCTTGAGGCGGGCACGCTGGTCGCTGACAAGGTCGCGGGCATCTTCACCGGCGACACGCTCAACGGTCGCGATGTTCCCACGCTTGAGCAGATGACCAAGGGTGCGCTCAACGTTCTGGAGCAGGACGAAGATGGCTTCGCCATGATGGTCGAGGGCGGCGCGATCGACTGGCAGAATCACGCCAACAACGTCGAGCTGATGATGCGTGAGCAGGTCGACTTCGACAACGCGGTGCAGGCCGTGATGGACTGGGTCGAGGCGAACAGCAGCTGGGACGAGACGCTCCTGATCGTCACGTCTGACCACGAGTGCGGCGGCATCTGGGGCCCGAACACTGTGATCGACGACAAGGACACGGGCAACCACCTTGACGACGAGGTCAACGCTGAGTGGCAGAACGTTGTCGACAACGGCGTGGGCGTGATGCCCGGCGTGCAGTACGTCTCGGGCGGTCACACCAACGCCTTGGTTCCCCTGTGGGCCAAGGGTGCCGGTGCCGACCTGTTTGACGGGATGATCGACGGCAACGATCCGACGGCCGATGCTTTCTGGACCGAGGGTCAGGGCTGGGACTGGAACGGCGACTACGTCGACAACACCGATGTTTTCTCGGTGATGATGCAGAGTTCCGGCGTTCCCGAGCCTGCTTCGCTGAGCCTGCTGGGCCTGGCCTCGCTGGCGGTGCTTCGTCGCCGCTCGGCGTGA
- a CDS encoding phosphoribosylaminoimidazolesuccinocarboxamide synthase, whose amino-acid sequence MTHPPLPPLDPDLGIQPLRRGKVRDVYQVRLKDGRPAIMLVATDRLSAFDVVLPDPIPGRGIILTQITRFWLHKIEAELKHAPDHHLLSTDPSDVDGLTPDAVEQLKGRVTLGRPCHTIPIECVARGYLAGSGWKSYQHDRTVCGVTLPAGLQLGDQLPQPIFTPATKAESGHDENISFDQAASIVGSDRAAWMRDTTLRIYEHARDHAADRGLLLADTKFEFGIPLDDHGQPIDNTAPILIDEVATPDSSRYWPADGHQPGREPDSFDKQIIRNALQAIVDRGDWNKTHPGPSLPAEILQRTADQYREVYQRLTGQPAPA is encoded by the coding sequence ATGACCCATCCGCCCCTGCCGCCGCTCGATCCCGACCTTGGCATCCAGCCGCTCCGACGCGGCAAGGTCCGCGACGTCTACCAGGTCCGCCTCAAAGACGGCCGACCCGCCATCATGCTCGTCGCCACCGACCGACTCTCCGCCTTCGACGTCGTCCTGCCCGACCCGATCCCCGGCCGGGGCATCATCCTCACCCAGATCACCAGATTCTGGCTCCACAAGATCGAGGCGGAGCTCAAGCACGCCCCCGATCACCACCTGCTCTCCACCGACCCCAGCGACGTCGACGGACTCACCCCCGACGCCGTCGAACAACTCAAGGGCCGCGTCACCCTCGGACGCCCCTGCCACACCATCCCCATCGAGTGCGTCGCACGAGGCTACCTCGCCGGCTCCGGCTGGAAGAGCTACCAGCACGACCGGACCGTCTGTGGCGTCACCCTCCCCGCCGGCCTCCAGCTCGGCGACCAACTCCCGCAACCCATCTTCACCCCCGCCACCAAGGCCGAATCCGGGCACGACGAGAACATCAGCTTCGATCAGGCCGCCAGCATCGTCGGCAGCGATCGCGCCGCATGGATGCGCGACACGACCCTCCGCATCTACGAGCACGCCCGCGACCACGCCGCCGACCGCGGACTCCTCCTCGCCGACACCAAATTCGAGTTCGGCATCCCCCTCGACGACCACGGCCAGCCCATCGACAACACCGCCCCGATCCTCATCGACGAGGTCGCCACACCCGACAGCTCCCGCTACTGGCCCGCCGACGGCCACCAACCCGGCCGCGAACCCGACAGCTTCGATAAACAGATCATCCGCAATGCCTTACAGGCTATCGTGGACCGTGGCGACTGGAACAAGACCCACCCCGGCCCCAGCCTGCCCGCCGAAATCCTCCAGCGGACCGCCGACCAGTACCGCGAGGTCTATCAGCGACTCACCGGCCAGCCCGCCCCCGCCTGA
- a CDS encoding sigma-54-dependent Fis family transcriptional regulator: MPTRRAPENSPELKALLLDVAAERSLEGLLSLIVRRVAAMEHVALCRVWLIDRGDVCATCRLREECPDQSRCLHLVASAGRSEVDRSDVWDRLDGRFMRFPLGVRKIGHVAATGDAVVVWDTSQEMKWVADPAWAERESIRGLAAQPLVFRGEVIGVFAVFMRSVVEVDELIWYRMLADHVAAAIVNARAFAEIDRLKRRLEIENAYLREEVASEGAFGEMVGSSAALRNTTRQIEVVADTGASVLITGESGTGKELVAREIHRRSGRRDGPMIKVNCAAIPRDLYESEFFGHVEGAFSGAVRDRAGRFEAADGGTLFLDEVGEIPIELQSKLLRVLQEGTFERVGEARTRESDVRVVAATNRDLRAEVDAGRFREDLYYRLNVFPIEVAPLRQRREDIPELAHCFLEATCQRLNRPMLRLTKATVEELLRYGWPGNVRELQNVIERGVITSTGRSLVVALPAADERATEAAEESEPERVLTAAEMRERERENIVRALEVSGGRVSGAGGAAALLGMRPSTLSSRMKALRLRRVIR, encoded by the coding sequence ATGCCGACGCGTCGTGCCCCTGAGAATTCGCCGGAGTTGAAGGCGTTGCTGCTGGACGTGGCGGCGGAGCGTTCGCTGGAGGGTCTGCTGTCGCTGATCGTTCGGCGTGTGGCGGCGATGGAGCACGTGGCGTTGTGCCGTGTGTGGCTGATTGACCGGGGTGATGTGTGTGCGACGTGCCGGCTGCGTGAGGAGTGCCCGGATCAGTCGCGTTGCCTGCACCTGGTGGCGAGTGCTGGGCGTTCGGAGGTGGACCGGTCGGACGTGTGGGATCGTCTGGATGGTCGGTTCATGCGTTTTCCGCTGGGCGTTCGGAAGATCGGGCATGTCGCGGCGACGGGCGACGCGGTGGTGGTGTGGGACACGAGCCAGGAGATGAAGTGGGTTGCGGACCCGGCGTGGGCGGAGCGAGAGTCGATCCGCGGGCTGGCGGCGCAGCCGCTGGTGTTCCGGGGCGAGGTGATCGGGGTGTTCGCGGTGTTCATGCGCAGCGTGGTCGAGGTCGATGAGTTGATCTGGTACCGGATGCTGGCGGACCACGTGGCGGCGGCGATCGTGAACGCGCGTGCGTTCGCGGAGATTGATCGTCTCAAGCGGCGCCTGGAGATCGAGAACGCGTACCTGCGTGAGGAGGTGGCGAGCGAGGGGGCGTTCGGGGAGATGGTGGGGTCGAGCGCGGCGCTGCGGAACACGACGCGTCAGATCGAGGTGGTGGCGGACACGGGCGCGAGTGTGTTGATCACGGGAGAGTCGGGGACGGGCAAGGAGTTAGTCGCGCGTGAGATCCATCGGCGGAGCGGTCGTCGTGACGGCCCGATGATCAAGGTGAACTGTGCCGCGATCCCGCGTGATCTGTATGAGAGCGAGTTCTTCGGGCACGTGGAGGGGGCTTTCAGCGGCGCGGTGCGGGATCGTGCGGGACGGTTCGAGGCGGCGGACGGGGGGACCCTGTTTCTGGACGAGGTCGGGGAGATCCCGATCGAGTTGCAGAGCAAGCTGCTGCGGGTGTTGCAGGAGGGGACGTTCGAGCGGGTGGGCGAGGCGCGGACGCGTGAGAGTGATGTGCGGGTGGTGGCTGCGACCAATCGGGACCTGCGTGCGGAGGTGGACGCGGGCCGTTTTCGGGAGGATCTTTATTACCGGTTGAATGTGTTTCCGATCGAGGTGGCTCCGCTTCGTCAGCGTCGGGAGGACATCCCGGAGTTGGCGCATTGTTTCCTGGAGGCGACCTGTCAGCGGCTGAACCGTCCGATGCTGCGTCTGACCAAGGCGACGGTGGAGGAGCTGCTTCGGTATGGCTGGCCGGGGAATGTGCGTGAGTTGCAGAACGTGATCGAGCGCGGGGTGATCACGTCGACGGGGCGGTCGCTCGTTGTTGCGTTGCCGGCAGCGGACGAGCGTGCAACGGAGGCGGCGGAGGAGTCGGAGCCGGAGCGGGTGCTGACTGCGGCGGAGATGCGTGAGCGCGAGCGTGAGAATATCGTGCGCGCGCTGGAGGTATCGGGCGGTCGCGTGTCGGGTGCGGGTGGTGCTGCTGCGCTGCTGGGGATGCGGCCGAGCACGCTGTCGTCGCGGATGAAGGCGTTGAGGTTGCGGCGTGTGATTCGGTGA